The window TCCGAGATAAGGCGAAAGTCTGATTTGTCTGTCATGTGGGGCCGATATTAGCCTTTTTTGGTGAAGACCGGAAGGGCTGTCTCCCCTCCCCTGCCCTATCTGGCCGCTGCCGTTTTCCCGTATTTCTTGAACAGGTCCTGGAGGGCTTCGCCTAACAGGTCTTGAAGCGTCTTTTCCTGCTCTACGGCGAGAATTTTGAGCTGCTTTGACGTATGGGGGTCGAAATACCCGGCAACGGTTTTCTTTCCAGAGCGTGAGCGCGGTTGGGTCGGGGTAATTTTATGATTTTGGCTAAGCTTGCTTACTGCCTCTGCGAGGTTGTTTTTGCGGGTCATGATGCGAGAGCCTCCTTCTTATTCTGCTGACGTGTTAACACGTTCATTTGTGAGAGTGTCCACTTGTAAAGCTGTTTGATTTCGTCAGCGGCTTTGCCGTCCGGCTCGTATTCTGAAACCCCTGTGGAGGCCGTGAGCGAGTGCACAAAGGCCGCGCGGTTGGTGATACGGATCGGAGACACGGCAAGGCCGAAAGACTTGATCGCCTCCCCTGCTTCGTCCGGCAGATGGCCTTGCGGCGGGATGGCGTTTAGAACGGCGACCGCCTGTTTCTTGGCCAGCTGAACCAAGTCGGCGGATGTGGCTATGGCCCGAATATCGAGGACGCCGGGTCTGCACGGGATCAAGATAAGGTCCGCAACACGGGCGGCGGCAAGCGCACTGCTCTCGGAATGCGGGGCCGTATCGAGGATCACAAGAGCGGCTCCGTTCTCTTCTGCGGTCTTGAGGACCTCATGAAGTCGTGAAGCCTGAGCGGAGATCACAATGGGGGTTTTCTCCGTTCTGTGGTCGTGCCATGCTTTGGCCGAGGCCTGCGGGTCTAGGTCCACGACCAGTGCAGGCTTTCCGGCGAGTTCGGATGCAACGGCAAGATTAAGGGCCAGTGTTGTTTTACCTGTCCCGCCCTTTTGGGAAATTATGGCTATTGTGTGCATGCGTGATTGTCCCCCTGTGGGAATGTTAACAAGAGAACGAGTAGTAAAGCAAGGGTGTAAGAAAGATGACATGGGTTCTGTGTGATGAGGTTGTTGAGGGTGACATTATCCGGTTTACGGAGTCGGTCTGGGAAAGGCGGGGGCCGAAGAAGAGGCAGCGGGTTATCAGGGTAGGGGAGCATGATGTGATCGCGCAGGTGCTGTCGGTCGAAGAGCAATGGATTTACCTGATCGTCATGGAGTGCGAGGGCGACAAGCCTTTGGAGAAGGGCCAAGAGATCAAACGGAAGGTCACGACGGTGCTTAAACGCTGCGAGCGGCTGTTGTGGTCAGAGGAATCAGTCAGAGCAAGGCTGACAAGTCGCTTTTTACGTGAGCCAGAGCCAGAAGAAACGCCAAAACCGAAGAAACGGTAGGGGAGGGGCACTACAAGCCAACGTGTTAACACGTTGGCTTGTGAGAATGCGTGGCGGCTCATGCGAGCCGCTCCCGGTTGGCGTCTTTGCCGAGAAAGCCTTGTTCCTTGAGATTGCGGAACCACATACGGGCAAAGGATTTTAGCTCCTGCTTCAGGCTGGCGTTGACGTGAGTTTTCTTGCCGGAGTCGTCGTAGCGATAAACCTCTTGCATGAGGCCCATGTAGTCGTTGCGGAAGGAGAGCGGTTCAGCGGCTTGGGTGTTAGCCCATGCGTGAATCTCAAAGACCATTTCGGGATCGCGCATAAGGTCGCCGTTTTGCTCTCCGGTATGGGAGATGGCAATGAGGCGGTTGCCTTCAGCAGATTGGCCGATGTTCTCCACGGAGAGGGGCATAAAGCCGTTCACAGTGAGACGGATGGCAGTATCGTTGCCGAGAAGCTGGGCAAGGACTGTAGCGATGTGTTGATAGGTTTTCATTGGATCGTTTCCTTTCTTGGGTTGAGGCCGCGCCCATCGCGGCCTTTCGTGGCTCGTGAAAAAGCGAAGGCGTCAAACCGTCCTGACACCCGGAGGGCCGGACCGGCAGGGGAGGACGGCCAAGGCCGAAGATGTTTGCTTGCGCGAGGAATGCCGAAGGCAGGGGAAAGATGTTCGGACGGGCTGTTGCCAAGACGGTTGCCGGAGCTAGACGAGGCAGAGAAAGAAAGGCCGTGATGGGCGGCGGGACCAAGGAAACAGGGACGGGCATGAAAGCCTAAGCCTGAGAGAAGTCCGGTGTCGTCTTGTTGGCGTGTTAACACGTGGGACTGTGAAGACAGACGAAGCCCCCGGCACGAGGCCGGAGACTCCATCTGATGAGCGCAGCGGCTCATGCTGCTTTCTCCGCTGCCGAATTCTGGCGAACCCAGAGATAGGCCCTCACGATTGCAACCGCGAGACTATAGAGCGCGGAGAGGGGAAAGGACGTGGCGTTGTGCCAAGCGCCTTCCGCGTCCGTGTATGAGCGCTGAAAGGTGAGGCTATAGAAGTCTCCGTTGCGGCTTTCGTTTTGCCACACGGCGACTTGAACCGCACCTTCTCTGAACTTTTGAATGGGTTGTTTTGTCATGATTTCTGTCCTCCTGTTGTTGTTGATCCGCGTTGTCCTCTCTCACGAGCAGGGGAGAGGCAACGTCGGGCAACAAGGAGGACAGGCTGGCCGACGGATGGCCGCATTGTGCGGAGGCGGAATAACAGAAGGCGGCGAACGTGACGGCGCTCTGGCTGGCGCGGGCGATGCGTTATGGAGCCGGAGCGCGGGCGTCCGCCGGCCAGAGAGACGAAACAACCCGTGAGTTCAACGGGCGCGATAGGGGAGGAGAGGCTGTGGGGGCGGAAACCTTGCCCGCGTGGCTTGGGAGAGAAGCCTCGGGGCAATTAGGCCTCGCGGAGCTTTCCTTGACGGGAAAAGGGAGGCGGCTAGAATATCGTAAAAAGCGGATTTCTGGGCGGTGCGCGTGAAAATCGACGCCTACAATTGACATAGAAGCGACGATCAGAAGCGGGCGCGATGGAGAGGTCAGGGTATCTGAGGCGACTCCTTTTCGGTCTTGAGCTTTAGCGCTAGATATGATTACATGAAAGAAATTGGCGCTATGGGGCTTCGAGGATGAAACCGGAATTTAAAGAACGCTATAGAGAACGCTATGCCTGTCTTGGGGGAATCGAAAAGGTTCTACAAGACTACAAAGACGGTAAGCTTACGCTAAAAGCCATTAGCGTGAGAGTGAAGGTAAGTAAAACGAGTGTCAGTAACAATTTGAAGGCAGTCTTTGGGGTCGATGCGTTTGAAAAGATACGAGCGTTGCGTCAACATGGAGCTAGCAAGGGGCGGCGGATCGAGGCGATAAACAGTGGCGGGTCGGCCGATATGACGTATTACGAAGCCATGGCCTGCTTGAAAGCCGGGAAAATCATCCGCAAGGGATTCCTGAGTACCGTTGATACAGTGGTCGAACTAGCTTTGCCGGTGACGAGCGAACCATCACGTGTGTGGTTCAGCTCTTATACTCTTAGTAAGATCGAAGGCAGCAATGGAAGTGTAAGGATTCGGTATGCCGAGCCGGTGAAAGGGACAGCTGAGTATAAGATCAATCGGTATCGTTTTAAAATCTCGCAGGCGGTGGCGCACGAAGTTACGGCGGTGATTTTTTGCATAAGAGCGAAAGGCCGAGACTCCTACTATCGTTTTCCAGCAAAACAGCTGGCGGAAATCCAGTCCCTCAACCTAAAATTTGACAAGCACAACAAATCAAAGTATTCGGGCTTCGTAGTCAAGGTGGAGGACTCAAAATGAGCTGGAAAGGCTTTAAGTTTATAGACCTGTTCGCCGGCATAGGCGGCATTCGGATTCCATTCGATAAACTCAACGGCGATTGCGTCTTTTCATCTGAAATAGATGAGGCTTGCCAAATCGCCTATGCGGCGAATTTCGGGGAAAAGCCCTATGGCGACATTACAAAGATTGCCCCTAAAGCGGTGCCAAATCATGACATTCTGTTAGGCGGCTTTCCTTGCCAAGCATTTAGCATCATAGGCCGGCAAAAAGGCTTCGCCGATACGCGAGGGACACTCTTCTTCAACATAGAGGAAATTTTGCGGGTGAAGCGCCCGCGCGCATTCCTGCTCGAAAATGTGAAACAACTTTACACGCATGACGGAGGGCGTACCTATAAAGTCATTCAAAAGAAGTTGCAAGATTTGGGGTATAAGGTTCATACGGGGATACTGAATGCTCTAGACTTTGGGGTCCCTCAAAAGCGAGAAAGAACATATATCGTAGGTTTTCAGGATGATGTAGGTTTCTCTTTTCCCACTGGCGGGGCACCTTATGACTTAGTAGATATTTTGGAAGATGAAAGGGACGTATCGAAGCGCCATCACGCGTCGGACTACATTATCAGGAAACGACTCGCAGCTGTGACCGGAAAGCCGCCTATGCCTAGTGTCTGGCATGAAAATAAGAGTGGTAACATTTCCGCGTTGCCTTATTCATGCGCGCTCCGCGCCTTCGCGTCCTACAACTATCTTCTTGTCAACGGCCGGCGACGGCCTACTGAAAGGGAAATGCTACGGCTGCAAGGCTTCCCTGATAGCTTCAAAATCGTGGTTAATTATGCCCAAGCGCGGCAACAGGCCGGGAATTCGGTAACGGTGCCAGTCATAGAATCGATTGCTAAAAACATGTTGGTCGCGATGGGACATAAGAAGACGCGCACGCAGGTGTCAGGTTCTATGCGGAGTAGCAGCTATAATGATGGGAGAACGGCACCGCTCGCTGCGGTCGGCACAAGGGGCTAAACCTTAGTTCTAGGAATAACACGATAGCAACTTTCATTAAACCGTATCATCTCAAGAATTTTCTCGGTGGCGATCGGCGGCGGCGGGTCGATCTCGATATTCAGGGCATAGTCAGGGATGGTATCGTGAATGGTGAATTGCGACCCGTGCGGCTGCCAAGTAAATTTTCCCGCGCCGCCGGCGTCCTTGGCGACAAGATTCCGGTTCGCGTTCCAAGCCCATTGATATTCTTCCGGGTTGTAACGGATCGTCGGTTTCTCGAACACTGAAATTCTGCGAAGGTTGGGGCCTTTGACTAAAACCACTGTGCGGAGCGTCTTGTATTTCTGATAGAGGGCCGCGACTCTCTCGTTCCAGATTTCAACGACTTTCGCGCCAAGCTCGGCGGGGTCGAGCGCACGGACGTTGGAAACGTCATAGGAATAGGCCGGTGAGTTCCGGCCGGAAATGAGCCTGATGTTGTGCGCGGTGAAGGGCTTGCCGTGCTTGATCGTCTTGGCTCCCCACGCGGCGGAAAGGGCAGGGACAAGAATATCGTCCAGCCCGACAACGCTAGGGTGCCATTCGGCTTTGATAGCCTTGGCGAAAATCTGTTCCCAGTCCTTGCCCTCGATGTCGGCCCGGCCGGTGGCGATAGCGGCGCTCAATTCACCGGCGACGATATGCACGAATCCCTTGGGAAATTCTCCGAGGGGATACGGTTCTTTGACGCCTCCTGATCTGAGTTTTGGACCTGTCATTATGAGTCAAACTTTCTAATATTTTTATCCTTATGCTTAGATTGTGTCGGAAATTAGCACTTAAAAGAAGGAATTGAAAGCTAAAGAGGAAAGGGGGCATGCAGTCGAGATCAAAACATCATGAAAGCGAAGCTGAGCGTAGTGCCATAATGGCACGTGTGAAAAGTAAGGACACGGGGCCGGAAAAGGCGGTGCGCCGGCAGGTGTTCTCTTTGGGCTATCGCTACCGGCTCCATGTTGCGGAGCTGCCCGGCAAGCCGGACATGGTTTTTCACGGCCGGCACAAGGTGATTTTTATTCACGGCTGTTTCTGGCATGGACACCACTGCCGCGCCGGCAAGAATCGGCCTGCGTCCAATGTAGCCTATTGGTCGGCGAAGCTAGAAAGGAATGCGGAGCGCGACGTAAAGAATCTGGCGGCACTCAAGGCTCAGGGCTGGAAATCATTGATTGTCTGGGAGTGCGAAACGCAAAACAAAGTGAAACTGGAAAAGCGTGTGCTGAGGTTTCTTTCTAAATAGGGGGTACGATCATGGTGGAGAAATTGCCGGACCCAAGCGGGCATCGGGTGATTATTCTGGCCGGTCCCTATGAAGGTCAGGAAGGCGTGTGCCTTGGACAGGCGACGGGCGGTTCCAAATGGATGGTGTCGCCGGACGGGACGAACGAGATTCTTCCGATGGAGTTTGACAGGGAGTTCGGGATTCTGGTGACGCGGGAAAAATGAGCCTGTTTTTTTGCACTCTTTTTAGACATGATAAAATACATTATCATGTCTAAACAGTGTGGTAGGGGGGAACGAGTTTGAAAGATCTGATTCCGGTGAAACAAGGCGCTCTCAGCACCGCGCAGTTTGCAAAACTGGCGGATGTGCCAGCCGAGCTTGAGTGGCTGGCGAACATCACCAATGACAAAACGCGCCGGGCGTATAAATGTGACGTGATGGAGTTTTCAGATTATCTTGGGCTGAGAAAGCCGGAAGAATTTCGGACGGTCACGCGGGCGCATGTCATCGCGTGGCGTGAAACGCTCGAAGCCCGCGAACTGTCGCCGCCGACGATCAGGCGGAAGCTCTCGGCGCTATCGTCTCTCTATGACTATCTCTGCGAGCGTAACGCCGTGGCCGGGAACCCGGTCGATGGCGTGAAGCGTCCGATGGCGAACGGGAATGAGGGCAGCACCCCTGCCCTCTCCGACGATCAGGCACGGCGTCTGCTCGAAGCGCCGCCCGAGGACACGCTCAAGGGCGTGCGCGACCGGGCCATTGTGGCCGCGCTGCTCTATCACGGCATGCGCCGTGAAGAGCTATGCGGCTTGCGCGTTAAGGATGTTCAGAGCCGGGAAGGCGTGAAACATCTTCGGGTAAAGGGCAAGAGAGACAAGATCCGGTATGTGCCGCTGCATCCGCAGGCGCAGCGGCTGATTGAAAGCTACCTGCTGTTGGCCGGCCACGCCGAGGATCTCGATGGGCCGCTATTCAGACCTGTCAGAAATAACAGCGGCGGTGAATTGGACAAGCATCTCAATCCAAATTCAATTTATCGGAACATCGTTAAAAAATACGGGCTGGCATCGGGCCTGAATGGTGAAGTCACGGGCCTCTGTGTGCATTCGATGCGGGCAACTGCCGCGACGAATGCCCTCTCTCACGAGGCCGATATCGCCAAGGTCCAAGAATGGCTTGGGCATGCCAATGTGTCCACGACCCGCCTCTACGATCGCCGCAAGACGCGGCCAGAAGACTCCCCTACGTTCCGGGTGCGGTACTGAGACAGATAGAAAACGTGGACGTGTTAACACGTCCACAAGTACTGCATAACGTCCTTTACGATACACAGCAACGGGATATGGATTAGTTGCCTGAGATGTGCGGAGGGAACGGGAAACTGGGCGTGGGTTCCCATTTGCTGGCTCTATTGTTGATCGCGGAGATAATGTCCGGCGTAAGCATCTTTGCGACTTCGTTACGCGCGTCAATCATAGTGACGTTCCCAGAAGAAGCCGCGATGGTACCGGAGAAGATCCGGAGAGGACAGGAAAACCCTAGTCGATCAGCGTGTCGGACGCAAGCCTCGTGGCTCGTACCGGGTTCGGCGTTGTCTTGTAGCGGCTTTGTTGAAGGTTCGGGCCAGTTCTCCTTGTCTGAGAAACTGGCCGGTCATCGGTCCCTTCCCCTGTCCCTCTCTTTGTCCTCGCGGGTGATGTCGCGGGCGCGGCGCTCCTGCTCGCGCCGGTATTCCTCAATAATACGTTTCCGGGCTTCCTCCTCCCGTATCATCCGGTCGATTTCTTCTTTCTGACGGACGGCGAGTTGCTCGCGGTCCGTTTGTTCTTTCTGGCGGAGTTCCTCGCGCTTCTTGTCGAGGATCTCCGCCAGCTTGCTTTGCAGCGCGAGGCGTTCAGACGCTTCGCGCTCCTGTCTCGCTGCGTCGATACGTGCGGCCTCCTGGCGGCGCGTTTCGATGCGGTCCGGGTCCATCCGGTCGCGGACCTTTTCCACAAAGGATTTGAGGCCGGTAGGCTTGGCCGCTTCTTCCTCTCGTTGTCTTTTGGCTTCGTGTTTGCGATCGAGCTTCTCTTGCTGTTCCTGCATTTTCTTTTGCCAGAGTTCCTCTTGGGTGCGGGCGAAAGCCTCCTGTTTCTGACGGAGGGTTTCGGCTTCGGCAAGTTGTCGGGCAAGGACGCTCTCTTGAAGTTCCGTGAAGAATTTGTCCGCCGCGTCCGGGACTGCCGGGGACGGTTCAGGAGTTGCCGGTGACGGCGGCTCCGCCTCTTTGTTGAAAGTCTCTGTGATGGGCGGCGCTTGGGGCGGTTCAGGTTCGGCTGCTTTCCTGAAGGCTCCGGTGAGCCTGTCCTGTTTGGCGGAAATGATGTCGTGCTGTACGTCGATCGCGGGCGACAGTTCTTCGATGATGGGCTGGAAGTATTCGCGCAAGCTGTCATTCGTGGCATCAGGAATGAGCCGGGCGAGGTTGTGGGTGGCTCCCGCGCTATCGACAAGGATGAAAGGCCGCCGGTCCCCGGTCGTGAGAATGAATCCGTTCTCCGCGAGTGCCTCGCGGAAGGCGTCGGGGCCGTCCGATTGGGAATAGAGATTTGCGACAAGCTCCCGGCGTTCTTTGCGGGAAAGGTCCCCGGATGGTTTGGGCTGGCTGGCGCGTTCCTGCTGGGGCGTGGTGGTCTGTGCTGCGGCGCGGTTGAAGTCGCCAAGGGCGGTTTCCTCTCCCCTTCGCTCCATGGCGGTCGCGTCGGGGCCGAGGTGCTGGGTGGGGTCGCGGTCGATGCCTTGGGCTTCGAGGGTGCGGGGATCTACGCGCTCGGGCAAGCCTGCGCGTTCAAAGGAACGGTTGACGAGTTCGGCCCAGTCAAAGCGGAGCTTGTCGATTTCATCGGGGCCGGTTTCGTGGGCGTCGAGGACGCGGGTCTTTTTGCCAAATCCGTCCCCGTCGATTTCGCGGGTGGCAAAAAGGATATGGGCGTGATGGTTGCGGTCATCCCCGTTGCGGGCCGGTTCGTGAATGGAATAATCTACCGGCACTTTGTAGCGGTCGGCGATGAGCTGGGCGAGCGAACGGGCGAGTTCCTCGCGGGCATCCGGGGAGAGTTCATGGGGCAAAGCGATTTCCGCCTCACGCGCCACTCTGGAATTGATGCGGGTCTCTGCCCGCTCCGCTTCATTCCAGAGGCGCTCGCGGTGGGAAGCCCATTCGGGGATTTGGACATCTTCTGGGGTGACGATCTCGGAAACGAGAATCCCGGTTTTGCGGGTGTAGTCGAAGGTTTCCCCGGTGCGCTCATCGTAGATTTTCTCCCCGGCCCGATACGCGGCGGCAGCGGTGGCGCTTCGCCCGTTGCTTCGGCTTATTGGCTTTACCGAGAAATGGTATATCGCCACCGTCCACCGTACCAGCGCCAAAGTAATGCAACGGCGCTACGTTGCTGGGGGGTCAGGCTTCGCCATAGGGGGGAACCCCCCTAGATGAGAACGCACATGGAGCAAACGTCAGTTTGCGTAAGTGCGCCCTTCGGGTTATCTGATCTTTTCTTTGATTGCCTCTTCTTGAATTGCGGGAGGCTTTTGGTTCACCGTATTTTAATAATAACATGGGAAAATTAATACATGGCTAACAAATGGAGGGGTGGCTATGCCTAGGATATCGCCGGAAGAAAAGCTGAAAAAGTTGAAGGA is drawn from Nitrospira sp. and contains these coding sequences:
- the mobQ gene encoding MobQ family relaxase; this translates as MAIYHFSVKPISRSNGRSATAAAAYRAGEKIYDERTGETFDYTRKTGILVSEIVTPEDVQIPEWASHRERLWNEAERAETRINSRVAREAEIALPHELSPDAREELARSLAQLIADRYKVPVDYSIHEPARNGDDRNHHAHILFATREIDGDGFGKKTRVLDAHETGPDEIDKLRFDWAELVNRSFERAGLPERVDPRTLEAQGIDRDPTQHLGPDATAMERRGEETALGDFNRAAAQTTTPQQERASQPKPSGDLSRKERRELVANLYSQSDGPDAFREALAENGFILTTGDRRPFILVDSAGATHNLARLIPDATNDSLREYFQPIIEELSPAIDVQHDIISAKQDRLTGAFRKAAEPEPPQAPPITETFNKEAEPPSPATPEPSPAVPDAADKFFTELQESVLARQLAEAETLRQKQEAFARTQEELWQKKMQEQQEKLDRKHEAKRQREEEAAKPTGLKSFVEKVRDRMDPDRIETRRQEAARIDAARQEREASERLALQSKLAEILDKKREELRQKEQTDREQLAVRQKEEIDRMIREEEARKRIIEEYRREQERRARDITREDKERDRGRDR
- a CDS encoding tyrosine-type recombinase/integrase, which codes for MKDLIPVKQGALSTAQFAKLADVPAELEWLANITNDKTRRAYKCDVMEFSDYLGLRKPEEFRTVTRAHVIAWRETLEARELSPPTIRRKLSALSSLYDYLCERNAVAGNPVDGVKRPMANGNEGSTPALSDDQARRLLEAPPEDTLKGVRDRAIVAALLYHGMRREELCGLRVKDVQSREGVKHLRVKGKRDKIRYVPLHPQAQRLIESYLLLAGHAEDLDGPLFRPVRNNSGGELDKHLNPNSIYRNIVKKYGLASGLNGEVTGLCVHSMRATAATNALSHEADIAKVQEWLGHANVSTTRLYDRRKTRPEDSPTFRVRY
- a CDS encoding AAA family ATPase — translated: MHTIAIISQKGGTGKTTLALNLAVASELAGKPALVVDLDPQASAKAWHDHRTEKTPIVISAQASRLHEVLKTAEENGAALVILDTAPHSESSALAAARVADLILIPCRPGVLDIRAIATSADLVQLAKKQAVAVLNAIPPQGHLPDEAGEAIKSFGLAVSPIRITNRAAFVHSLTASTGVSEYEPDGKAADEIKQLYKWTLSQMNVLTRQQNKKEALAS
- the vsr gene encoding DNA mismatch endonuclease Vsr, whose product is MQSRSKHHESEAERSAIMARVKSKDTGPEKAVRRQVFSLGYRYRLHVAELPGKPDMVFHGRHKVIFIHGCFWHGHHCRAGKNRPASNVAYWSAKLERNAERDVKNLAALKAQGWKSLIVWECETQNKVKLEKRVLRFLSK
- the dcm gene encoding DNA (cytosine-5-)-methyltransferase, with translation MSWKGFKFIDLFAGIGGIRIPFDKLNGDCVFSSEIDEACQIAYAANFGEKPYGDITKIAPKAVPNHDILLGGFPCQAFSIIGRQKGFADTRGTLFFNIEEILRVKRPRAFLLENVKQLYTHDGGRTYKVIQKKLQDLGYKVHTGILNALDFGVPQKRERTYIVGFQDDVGFSFPTGGAPYDLVDILEDERDVSKRHHASDYIIRKRLAAVTGKPPMPSVWHENKSGNISALPYSCALRAFASYNYLLVNGRRRPTEREMLRLQGFPDSFKIVVNYAQARQQAGNSVTVPVIESIAKNMLVAMGHKKTRTQVSGSMRSSSYNDGRTAPLAAVGTRG